A region from the Dehalococcoides mccartyi CG5 genome encodes:
- a CDS encoding LemA family protein has product MEFQIWGYLVFVLGLAALALAFRTMRRKRLVDDIPTSRTHGVFIGLVELKGTAESEKPFTGFLSAEQCVYYYYKVEERWSRMVTESFTDAKGHVQFRTRQESGWTQVASGKEMQPFYLKDETGIILIQPEGADIQPKNLFNRTCGQNDPLYYAKGPQASIPNSDHQRRFTEEAIPLHAGLYIMGQSRERQDIVAPEIAKDKSAPLYVISTRTEKQISRTYSGWFWFWVGLGLLLASGSGLLLSQESTSGFNPDFGVAVLWLGLYLICWLFGWLWAGYNSLVGLRNRVCQGYAQVDIQLKRRFDLIPNLAKSVEGFGKHERELQEMLAEVRTISKVNGQYPKDIQGASAILVFNMERYPELKADTLFLKIQEELAATESRIALARDYYNSIATFYNTRREVFPDRLLAGIFGFKERVLINASALERAVVKVKLAE; this is encoded by the coding sequence ATGGAATTTCAGATTTGGGGTTATCTGGTTTTTGTACTTGGTCTGGCAGCTCTGGCGCTGGCATTTCGGACTATGCGCCGCAAACGGCTGGTAGATGATATTCCCACCTCGCGTACCCATGGAGTGTTTATCGGGCTGGTTGAGCTTAAAGGCACTGCCGAGAGTGAAAAACCTTTTACCGGTTTTCTTTCCGCCGAGCAGTGTGTTTATTACTACTACAAGGTAGAGGAACGCTGGTCGCGCATGGTGACTGAAAGTTTTACCGATGCCAAGGGACATGTCCAGTTCCGTACCCGCCAGGAAAGCGGCTGGACACAGGTGGCTTCCGGCAAAGAGATGCAGCCGTTTTATCTTAAAGACGAAACGGGGATTATCCTTATTCAGCCGGAGGGTGCAGATATTCAGCCGAAAAACCTGTTTAACCGGACCTGCGGTCAAAATGACCCGCTGTATTATGCCAAAGGCCCGCAAGCGAGTATACCAAACTCCGACCATCAGCGCCGTTTTACCGAAGAAGCTATCCCTCTGCATGCAGGGCTTTACATAATGGGTCAATCCAGAGAACGGCAGGATATAGTTGCCCCGGAGATAGCCAAGGATAAATCTGCCCCCCTGTACGTGATTTCCACCCGCACCGAAAAGCAGATAAGCCGCACTTACAGCGGCTGGTTCTGGTTTTGGGTAGGGCTGGGTTTGCTGCTGGCTTCGGGGAGCGGCCTGCTGCTGTCTCAAGAAAGTACTTCCGGTTTCAACCCTGATTTTGGGGTTGCAGTTTTGTGGCTTGGGCTTTACCTGATTTGCTGGCTGTTTGGCTGGCTGTGGGCAGGGTATAACAGTCTGGTGGGGCTAAGGAACAGGGTTTGCCAGGGATACGCCCAGGTGGATATTCAACTGAAACGCCGTTTTGACCTGATACCCAATCTGGCAAAAAGTGTGGAGGGTTTCGGTAAACACGAGCGTGAACTTCAGGAGATGCTGGCAGAAGTACGCACTATCTCAAAAGTAAACGGGCAATACCCCAAAGATATTCAGGGTGCGTCTGCCATACTGGTTTTTAATATGGAAAGATACCCCGAACTCAAGGCGGACACTTTATTCCTGAAGATACAGGAGGAACTGGCGGCTACCGAGTCACGGATAGCTCTGGCCCGTGATTACTATAACTCTATAGCTACTTTTTACAATACCCGCCGGGAGGTATTTCCTGACCGCCTGCTGGCCGGGATTTTCGGTTTTAAAGAACGGGTGCTGATAAACGCAAGCGCTCTGGAAAGGGCGGTTGTAAAGGTAAAGCTGGCAGAATAA